In Oryza brachyantha chromosome 2, ObraRS2, whole genome shotgun sequence, a single window of DNA contains:
- the LOC102705052 gene encoding probable serine incorporator, whose product MWAASCLASCCAACACEACRTAVGSIGRRSARIAYCGLFALSLFASWALREVAAPLLQSIPWINHFHKTPDREWFETDAVLRVSLGNFVFFTILAIIMAGIKDQKDPRDKIHHGGWMAKIFCWVVIVFLMFFVPNGVVSFYESISKFGSGLFLLVQVVLLLDFVHGWNENWVAKDEQFWYMALLVVSVVCYIGAFSFSGLLFHWFTPSGHDCGLNMFFIVFTLILVFVFAIVALHPKINGSLLPASVIALYCTYLCYSGLSSEPRDYECNGLHNHSKAVSTGSLSLGLLTTILSVVYSAVRAGSSATVLSAPDSPRAGADKPLLPFSKADEEAEKKDVPRPVTYSYSFFHLIFSLASMYSAMLLTGWSTSVGESGKLVDVGWPSVWVRIATQWATAGLYIWSLVAPLLFPDREF is encoded by the exons ATGTGGGCGGCGTCGTGCCTGGCGTCgtgctgcgccgcgtgcgcgtgCGAGGCGTGCCGGACGGCGGTCGGCAGCAtcggccgccgctccgcccgcATCGCCTACTGCGGCCTCTTCGCGCTCTCCCTCTTCGCCTCCTGGGCGCTCCGCGAGGTCGCGGCGCCCCTCCTCCAGTCCATCCCAT GGATTAACCACTTCCACAAGACGCCGGACCGCGAGTGGTTCGAGACCGATGCCGTGCTTAGGGTTAGCCTCGGCAACTTCGTCTTCTTCACCATCCTCGCCATCATCATGGCTGGCATCAAGGACCAGAAGGACCCCCGCGACAAGATACACCATGGTGGCTGGATGGCCAAGATATTCTGCTGGGTTGTCATCGTCTTCCTTATGTTCTTCGTGCCTAACGGTGTCGTTAGCTTCTATG AATCAATTTCCAAGTTTGGATCTGGACTGTTCCTCCTTGTTCAGGTTGTTCTTTTGTTGGACTTTGTGCATGGGTGGAACGAGAACTGGGTTGCCAAGGATGAACAGTTCTG GTACATGGCTCTATTGGTTGTCTCAGTTGTCTGTTACATCGGTGCATTCTCTTTTTCGGGTCTGCTCTTTCACTGGTTCACTCCATCTGGACATGACTGCGGACTCAATATGTTCTTCATCGTCTTCACATTGATTCttgttttcgtttttgctATTGTTGCGCTGCACCCAAAG ATCAATGGTAGCTTGCTGCCAGCATCAGTTATCGCCCTCTACTGCACCTATTTGTGCTACAGTGGACTTTCCAGTGAGCCAAGGGATTATGAATGCAATGGACTGCACAATCACTCCAAAGCTGTGTCAACTGGTAGCCTTTCATTGGGATTGCTAACCACCATCCTTTCTGTTGTCTACTCGGCTGTCCGTGCTGGCTCTTCCGCAACTGTGCTCTCAGCCCCAGACTCACCACGTGCTG GTGCCGACAAGCCATTGCTTCCTTTCAGTAAGGCAGATGAGGAAGCGGAAAAGAAGGATGTGCCAAGGCCTGTGACATACTCCTACTCGTTCTTCCACCTCATCTTCTCCTTGGCAAGCATGTACTCCGCGATGCTCTTGACTGGCTGGTCAACCTCAGTTGGTGAGAGCGGAAAGCTTGTTGATGTTGGGTGGCCATCGGTTTGGGTCAGGATTGCAACCCAGTGGGCAACGGCAGGTCTGTACATCTGGTCCCTTGTCGCTCCACTCCTCTTCCCTGACAGGGAGTTCTAG
- the LOC102705604 gene encoding zinc finger CCCH domain-containing protein 18: protein MAGGEGEDEAASIELQLEQHLQEQRASLTAVDEALAADPSNADLLEVHEELLAAIKDAEEGLLHLKRSRLVKQIDEIFPNQESTSKAPEFSAETLDDVEPEPLEPQEFPVGSKCRFRHKDGRWYNGCIIGLEGSSDARISFLTPTSENMLMCKFFLQQRCRFGSNCRLSHGIVIPTLSLRQFTPTRWQQSLVGSSILAASGHHSGLWRRAELESWDDDLNLGHIVFQDDGSSARLPSDSLSISEYADVSDEDGEGSSSEEGSDFSENGDQEDDSVHQGLGLLESKNLSGVQTETAIFAKWEHHTRGVASKMMAKMGYREGMGLGASGQGMLDPIPVKVLPPKQSLDHAVAASEVNDSVGPGKKRSRGGKRKREKKFAEQARAAKAEEEERSVFSFINSQLVAQDVAEGSAMKSKKDSSGEAIGHSKKEDRKSLLAYDDEVKELRSRVEKLEEMMERNRKDKAFYEAALKKLEQTRKALADAEATHASATNAVARKEKEKKWLKF, encoded by the exons ATGGCGGGGGGAGAAGgggaggacgaggcggcgtCGATCGAGCTGCAGCTGGAGCAGCACCTGCAGGAGCAGCGGGCATccctcaccgccgtcgacgaggccctcgccgccgacccctCGAACGCCGACCTCCTAGAG GTCCATGAGGAACTTCTTGCTGCAATTAAGGATGCAGAGGAGGGACTTCTCCACTTGAAACGCTCTAGGCTAGTGAAACAAATAGATGAAATCTTTCCTAACCAGGAGTCAACATCTAAAGCACCAGAATTTTCTGCTGAGACACTAGATGATGTTGAGCCAGAACCATTGGAGCCACAGGAATTTCCGGTTGGATCTAAGTGTAGATTCAGGCACAAAGACGGGCGCTGGTATAATGGATGTATTATAGGACTTGAAGGCTCAAGTGATGCAAGGATATCATTTCTGACACCCACGTCTGAAAACATGTTG ATGTGCAAGTTCTTTCTCCAGCAACGATGTCGGTTTGGTAGTAACTGCCGCTTGTCCCATG GTATTGTAATTCCTACTCTGTCCTTGAGGCAATTCACTCCGACTAGATGGCAACAGTCCTTGGTAGGGTCCAGCATACTGGCTGCTTCTGGGCATCATTCTGGCCTTTGGAGAAGAGCCGAGCTTGAGTCATGGGATGATGATCTGAATCTTGGTCATATTGTTTTTCAAGATGATGGGAGTTCTGCAAGGCTTCCCAGTGATTCTCTTTCTATCTCAGAATATGCTGATGTGAgcgatgaagatggtgaaggAAGCTCAAGCGAGGAAGGATCTGATTTCAGTGAGAATGGAGATCAAGAGGATGATTCTGTCCATCAGGGTCTCGGCCTTTTggaatccaaaaatttaagtGGTGTTCAGACTGAGACTGCGATCTTTGCAAAGTGGGAGCATCATACCAGGGGCGTTGCCTCCAAAATGATGGCAAAAATGGGGTACCGAGAGGGAATGGGTCTAGGTGCATCTGGCCAAGGCATGCTCGATCCAATCCCAGTTAAGGTACTGCCCCCAAAGCAATCTCTTGATCATGCTGTGGCTGCAAGTGAGGTTAATGATAGTGTAGGGCCTGGAAAAAAGCGCAGTCGGGGTGGGAAAAGAAAGCGTGAAAAGAAGTTTGCAGAACAGGCAAGGGCTGCTAAGGctgaagaagaggagaggtcTGTCTTCAGCTTTATCAATAGTCAACTAGTGGCTCAAGATGTTGCAGAAGGTTCAGCCATGAAATCTAAAAAGGACTCATCTGGTGAGGCAATTGGACATTCTAAGAAGGAAGACAGAAAATCCTTGCTTGCATACGACGACGAAGTGAAGGAACTTAGGAGCCGTGTTGAGAAGCTAGAAGAAATGATGGAGCGAAACCGCAAGGACAAGGCATTCTACGAAGCAGCTTTGAAGAAACTGGAACAAACCCGAAAAGCTCTGGCTGATGCTGAAGCAACCCATGCTTCAGCAACCAACGCAGTTGCTAGAaaggagaaagagaagaagtGGTTGAAATTCTGA
- the LOC102720679 gene encoding putative pentatricopeptide repeat-containing protein At4g17915: MGIKQPSCMPAWYSKASGAMARGRGRGRWLLPTRLLNVCLAALCRGGSLALAESMLVDAIRLGLPPDAVTYNTLLAAHCRAAGLEAGIAVMGRMREAGVEPDTVTYNSLIAGASRRGLPIHALDLFDEMLRAGIAPDSWSYNALMHCLFRSGHPEDAYRVFADMAEKGIAPCGTTYNTLLDGMLRAGYAMNAYRMFRYLQRAGLPVGIVTYNTMISGLCRSGKVGYARMVLRELGRTDHAPNVVTYTAVMKCCFRYGRFQQGLDTFLSLLDKGCISDVFPYCTVISALVKKGRMEEANTYCDLMLKNGSRLDSVCYNMLIHMRCQEGKLDDAFELVSMMEDGGLESDEYTFAILVNGLCKMGHIEAAEKHLCYMEMRGMQSNVVAYNCLVDALCKLQEVDAAIRLLQCMKLKDDFTYTSLVHGLCRVGRYHMASKFLRICLHEGNNVLASAKRAVIDGLRSSGFKNDLRKVQVALNMAKLLRP; this comes from the coding sequence ATGGGGATCAAACAACCAAGCTGTATGCCCGCATGGTATTCCAAGGCGTCGGGAGCAATGGCTCGGGGTCGGGGTCGGGGGCGGTGGCTGCTGCCGACGCGGCTGTTGAACGTCTGCCTCGCCGCGCTCTGCCGCGGGGGGAGCCTCGCCCTGGCGGAATCCATGCTCGTCGATGCCATCCGCCTCGGCCTGCCCCCCGACGCCGTCACCTACAAcaccctcctcgccgcccactgccgcgccgccgggctCGAAGCGGGCATCGCCGTCATGGGGCGGATGCGGGAGGCTGGGGTGGAGCCCGACACCGTCACCTACAACTCCCTCATCGCCGGCGCCTCACGCCGCGGGCTCCCGATACACGCCCTCGacctgttcgacgaaatgctcCGGGCGGGGATTGCCCCCGACTCCTGGAGCTACAATGCCCTCATGCACTGCCTGTTCCGGTCCGGCCACCCGGAGGATGCCTACCGGGTGTTCGCTGATATGGCTGAGAAAGGCATTGCACCATGTGGCACCACCTACAACACTCTCCTCGACGGGATGCTCAGGGCCGGCTATGCGATGAACGCGTACAGGATGTTCAGGTACCTGCAGAGGGCGGGGCTCCCCGTGGGCATCGTGACTTACAACACCATGATCAGCGGGCTATGCAGGTCAGGCAAGGTGGGCTATGCCCGCATGGTCCTTAGGGAGCTTGGGAGGACTGATCATGCCCCAAATGTTGTCACTTACACAGCAGTTATGAAATGCTGCTTTAGGTATGGTAGGTTTCAGCAAGGGTTGGACACCTTCTTGTCATTGCTGGACAAAGGGTGCATTTCTGATGTCTTCCCATACTGCACAGTGATCAGCGCATTGGTCAAGAAGGGCCGGATGGAAGAAGCCAATACCTATTGTGACCTCATGCTGAAAAATGGATCTAGGCTTGACAGTGTGTGCTACAACATGCTTATTCACATGCGATGCCAAGAAGGGAAGCTGGATGACGCATTTGAGCTTGTGAGCATGATGGAAGATGGCGGCCTGGAGAGTGATGAGTACACATTTGCAATTTTGGTTAACGGGCTGTGCAAAATGGGGCATATTGAGGCTGCAGAAAAGCATTTATGTTACATGGAGATGAGGGGCATGCAATCTAATGTTGTGGCATACAATTGTTTGGTTGATGCGCTCTGCAAACTTCAAGAGGTGGATGCAGCTATCAGATTACTGCAGTGTATGAAACTAAAGGATGATTTTACTTACACATCACTAGTCCATGGTCTATGTAGGGTGGGTAGGTACCATATGGCATCGAAATTCTTGCGAATCTGCTTGCATGAAGGTAATAATGTTCTTGCATCTGCAAAGCGTGCTGTCATTGATGGGCTTCGTAGCTCAGGgtttaaaaatgatttgagGAAAGTCCAGGTAGCATTAAATATGGCTAAGCTGTTACGACCATAA
- the LOC102705888 gene encoding nudix hydrolase 3 isoform X2 → MAAQPEERLDVLTAGGEKTGTSKPRSEVHRDGDYHRAVHVWIYSESTGELLLQRRADCKDSWPGQWDISSAGHISAGDSSLSSAQRELDEELGIKLPSDAFELLFVFLQECVINNGTYTNNEYNDVYLVTTLAPIPLEAITLQESEVSAVRYMRLDEYKGCLAKESREYVPYDVDGAYGQLFSIIEERYKDNIKSRSLTLQKQINRYAPIHLEPELTSLSEGDREALGYILKASIVIDDIFYEQVWNSNRALRDWLKAHANSSSFDKLKWSYYSINRSPWSCLDENKAFLSTADSAVKLLTDATKSVSGWKGIEYRAAFPLNKPPGANFYPPDMDKMEFEIWKNGLPEKEQKDATGFFTVIKRSDALLPSTLAQSDGSNQAKTSDDLFIVPYSEEHKSSLVKAAELLHKASECSDSPSLKNFLRTKADAFLSNDYYESDIAWMELDSNLDVTIGPYETYKDDLFSYKATFEAFVGVRDDIATSQVKLFGDQLQDLEKHLPLDNIYKSDTVSAAPIRVINLLYNSGDVEGPQTIAFNLPNDERIVNERGTSMVMLKNISEAKFKHILKPIANACIREEQEDYVDFEPYYTHIVCHECCHGIGPHSITLPSGKRSTVRMELQEFHSALEEAKADIVGLWALNFLIKKCLLPKSLSESMYVSFLAGCFRSIRFGLEEAHGKGQVLQFNWLYEKGAFVLHSDGKFSVDFTKVEDAVESLSREILTIQAKGDKHAAKSLLESRASLTQPLRVALDKIESMQIFLGTC, encoded by the exons ATGGCCGCCCAGCCGGAGGAGCGCCTCGACGTactcaccgccggcggcgagaagaCAGGCACCTCCAAGCCCAG GTCGGAGGTGCACAGGGACGGCGATTACCACCGGGCGGTGCACGTGTGGATCTACAGCGAGAGCACCggggagctgctgctgcagcgccGCGCTGACTGCAAGGACTCGTGGCCCGGGCAGTGGGACATCTCCAGCGCCGGCCATATTTCCGCCGGcgactcctctctctcctccgcgcA GCGGGAGCTCGATGAAGAACTAGGCATCAAACTTCCATCCGACGCTTTTGAGCtgctatttgtttttcttcaggAATG TGTTATCAACAATGGGACATACACCAACAATGAGTACAATGATGTTTATCTTGTGACTACGTTAGCTCCAATTCCACTTGAGGCAATCACTCTCCAA GAAAGTGAAGTATCTGCGGTTAGGTATATGCGTCTAGATGAGTACAAAGGCTGCCTTGCAAAAGAAAGCAGAGAATATGTACCTTACGATGTGGATGGGGCATATGGTCAACTATTTAGTATTATTGAAGAACG GTACAAAGACAATATCAAATCCCGCAGTTTAACCTTGCAAAAGCAAATCAACCGTTATGCTCCCATCCATTTGGAACCAGAG TTGACTAGTCTGTCTGAAGGAGATAGGGAAGCCTTGGGGTATATTCTTAAAGCATCAATAGTTATTGATGACATATTTTATGAGCAG GTTTGGAATAGCAACCGTGCACTGAGAGACTGGCTGAAAGCACATGCTAACTCCTCATCTTTTGATAAATTGAAGTGGTCATATTATTCTATTAACAGGAGTCCATG GTCCTGCCTTGATGAAAATAAGGCTTTTCTATCAACTGCAGATTCTGCTGTGAAATTACTCACAGATGCCACCAAATCAGTTTCAGGATGGAAGGGGATCGAGTATCGTGCTGCATTTCCTCTAAATAAGCCTCCTGGGGCAAATTTTTATCCTCCTGATATGGACAAAATG GAGTTTGAAATATGGAAAAATGGACTGCCTGAAAAGGAGCAAAAAGATGCAACTGGATTTTTCACTGTAATAAAACGCAGTGACGCTTTATTGCCTTCAACACTAGCTCAGTCAGATGGATCAAATCAAGCCAAAACATCAGATGATCTTTTTATTGTTCCATACTCTGAGGAGCACAAATCATCCCTTGTGAAAGCTGCTGAGCTTCTTCATAAAGCATCTGAGTGTTCTGATTCTCCAAG CCTCAAGAATTTTCTCAGAACCAAGGCAGACGCCTTCCTTTCAAATGATTACTATGAATCTGATATAGCTTGGATGGAGCTG GACTCCAACTTGGATGTCACTATTGGCCCATACGAGACATACAAAGATGACCTTTTCAGTTATAAG GCCACCTTTGAAGCATTTGTTGGGGTGCGGGATGACATTGCGACTTCTCAAGTTAAACTCTTTGGTGATCAACTCCAG GATTTGGAGAAGCATCTTCCACTGGACAATATTTACAAATCTGACACTGTATCTGCTGCTCCAATTCGCGTTATCAATCTTCTATACAACTCTGGG GATGTGGAAGGCCCACAAACTATTGCTTTTAATTTGCCCAATGATGAGCGGATTGTGAATGAACGAGGAACTTCGATGGTTATGCTTAAGAACATTTCAGAAGCTAA GTTTAAGCATATCTTGAAGCCTATAGCTAATGCTTGCATAAGAGAGGAACAGGAAGACTATGTTGATTTTGAGCCTTATTATACACATATAGTTTGCCACGAATGCTGCCATGGAATTGGACCTCATTCCATCACCCTTCCAAGTGGTAAAAGATCAACAGTTAGAATG gaactCCAGGAATTTCATTCAGCATTGGAGGAGGCTAAAGCTGATATAGTTGGTCTATGGGCACTGaattttcttattaaaaag TGTTTACTTCCTAAAAGCCTATCAGAATCGATGTATGTATCATTCCTGGCTGGATGCTTCCGATCAATCCGCTTTGGACTAGAAGAAGCCCATGG AAAAGGGCAGGTTTTGCAATTTAACTGGTTGTATGAGAAAGGAGCTTTTGTCTTGCATTCTGATGGAAAATTCTCAGTTGATTTCACTAAG GTTGAGGATGCCGTTGAAAGTCTCAGTAGAGAGATCCTAACAATACAAGCTAAGGGCGACAAGCATGCTGCCAAGTCCCTCCTCGAGTCCCGTGCAAGCTTGACGCAACCATTGCGCGTGGCGTTGGACAAAATAGAAAGCATGCAG
- the LOC102705888 gene encoding nudix hydrolase 3 isoform X1 has protein sequence MAAQPEERLDVLTAGGEKTGTSKPRSEVHRDGDYHRAVHVWIYSESTGELLLQRRADCKDSWPGQWDISSAGHISAGDSSLSSAQRELDEELGIKLPSDAFELLFVFLQECVINNGTYTNNEYNDVYLVTTLAPIPLEAITLQESEVSAVRYMRLDEYKGCLAKESREYVPYDVDGAYGQLFSIIEERYKDNIKSRSLTLQKQINRYAPIHLEPELTSLSEGDREALGYILKASIVIDDIFYEQVWNSNRALRDWLKAHANSSSFDKLKWSYYSINRSPWSCLDENKAFLSTADSAVKLLTDATKSVSGWKGIEYRAAFPLNKPPGANFYPPDMDKMEFEIWKNGLPEKEQKDATGFFTVIKRSDALLPSTLAQSDGSNQAKTSDDLFIVPYSEEHKSSLVKAAELLHKASECSDSPSLKNFLRTKADAFLSNDYYESDIAWMELDSNLDVTIGPYETYKDDLFSYKATFEAFVGVRDDIATSQVKLFGDQLQDLEKHLPLDNIYKSDTVSAAPIRVINLLYNSGDVEGPQTIAFNLPNDERIVNERGTSMVMLKNISEAKFKHILKPIANACIREEQEDYVDFEPYYTHIVCHECCHGIGPHSITLPSGKRSTVRMELQEFHSALEEAKADIVGLWALNFLIKKCLLPKSLSESMYVSFLAGCFRSIRFGLEEAHGKGQVLQFNWLYEKGAFVLHSDGKFSVDFTKVEDAVESLSREILTIQAKGDKHAAKSLLESRASLTQPLRVALDKIESMQVPVDITPIFGTANKLFASDQ, from the exons ATGGCCGCCCAGCCGGAGGAGCGCCTCGACGTactcaccgccggcggcgagaagaCAGGCACCTCCAAGCCCAG GTCGGAGGTGCACAGGGACGGCGATTACCACCGGGCGGTGCACGTGTGGATCTACAGCGAGAGCACCggggagctgctgctgcagcgccGCGCTGACTGCAAGGACTCGTGGCCCGGGCAGTGGGACATCTCCAGCGCCGGCCATATTTCCGCCGGcgactcctctctctcctccgcgcA GCGGGAGCTCGATGAAGAACTAGGCATCAAACTTCCATCCGACGCTTTTGAGCtgctatttgtttttcttcaggAATG TGTTATCAACAATGGGACATACACCAACAATGAGTACAATGATGTTTATCTTGTGACTACGTTAGCTCCAATTCCACTTGAGGCAATCACTCTCCAA GAAAGTGAAGTATCTGCGGTTAGGTATATGCGTCTAGATGAGTACAAAGGCTGCCTTGCAAAAGAAAGCAGAGAATATGTACCTTACGATGTGGATGGGGCATATGGTCAACTATTTAGTATTATTGAAGAACG GTACAAAGACAATATCAAATCCCGCAGTTTAACCTTGCAAAAGCAAATCAACCGTTATGCTCCCATCCATTTGGAACCAGAG TTGACTAGTCTGTCTGAAGGAGATAGGGAAGCCTTGGGGTATATTCTTAAAGCATCAATAGTTATTGATGACATATTTTATGAGCAG GTTTGGAATAGCAACCGTGCACTGAGAGACTGGCTGAAAGCACATGCTAACTCCTCATCTTTTGATAAATTGAAGTGGTCATATTATTCTATTAACAGGAGTCCATG GTCCTGCCTTGATGAAAATAAGGCTTTTCTATCAACTGCAGATTCTGCTGTGAAATTACTCACAGATGCCACCAAATCAGTTTCAGGATGGAAGGGGATCGAGTATCGTGCTGCATTTCCTCTAAATAAGCCTCCTGGGGCAAATTTTTATCCTCCTGATATGGACAAAATG GAGTTTGAAATATGGAAAAATGGACTGCCTGAAAAGGAGCAAAAAGATGCAACTGGATTTTTCACTGTAATAAAACGCAGTGACGCTTTATTGCCTTCAACACTAGCTCAGTCAGATGGATCAAATCAAGCCAAAACATCAGATGATCTTTTTATTGTTCCATACTCTGAGGAGCACAAATCATCCCTTGTGAAAGCTGCTGAGCTTCTTCATAAAGCATCTGAGTGTTCTGATTCTCCAAG CCTCAAGAATTTTCTCAGAACCAAGGCAGACGCCTTCCTTTCAAATGATTACTATGAATCTGATATAGCTTGGATGGAGCTG GACTCCAACTTGGATGTCACTATTGGCCCATACGAGACATACAAAGATGACCTTTTCAGTTATAAG GCCACCTTTGAAGCATTTGTTGGGGTGCGGGATGACATTGCGACTTCTCAAGTTAAACTCTTTGGTGATCAACTCCAG GATTTGGAGAAGCATCTTCCACTGGACAATATTTACAAATCTGACACTGTATCTGCTGCTCCAATTCGCGTTATCAATCTTCTATACAACTCTGGG GATGTGGAAGGCCCACAAACTATTGCTTTTAATTTGCCCAATGATGAGCGGATTGTGAATGAACGAGGAACTTCGATGGTTATGCTTAAGAACATTTCAGAAGCTAA GTTTAAGCATATCTTGAAGCCTATAGCTAATGCTTGCATAAGAGAGGAACAGGAAGACTATGTTGATTTTGAGCCTTATTATACACATATAGTTTGCCACGAATGCTGCCATGGAATTGGACCTCATTCCATCACCCTTCCAAGTGGTAAAAGATCAACAGTTAGAATG gaactCCAGGAATTTCATTCAGCATTGGAGGAGGCTAAAGCTGATATAGTTGGTCTATGGGCACTGaattttcttattaaaaag TGTTTACTTCCTAAAAGCCTATCAGAATCGATGTATGTATCATTCCTGGCTGGATGCTTCCGATCAATCCGCTTTGGACTAGAAGAAGCCCATGG AAAAGGGCAGGTTTTGCAATTTAACTGGTTGTATGAGAAAGGAGCTTTTGTCTTGCATTCTGATGGAAAATTCTCAGTTGATTTCACTAAG GTTGAGGATGCCGTTGAAAGTCTCAGTAGAGAGATCCTAACAATACAAGCTAAGGGCGACAAGCATGCTGCCAAGTCCCTCCTCGAGTCCCGTGCAAGCTTGACGCAACCATTGCGCGTGGCGTTGGACAAAATAGAAAGCATGCAG
- the LOC102705888 gene encoding nudix hydrolase 3 isoform X3 codes for MRLDEYKGCLAKESREYVPYDVDGAYGQLFSIIEERYKDNIKSRSLTLQKQINRYAPIHLEPELTSLSEGDREALGYILKASIVIDDIFYEQVWNSNRALRDWLKAHANSSSFDKLKWSYYSINRSPWSCLDENKAFLSTADSAVKLLTDATKSVSGWKGIEYRAAFPLNKPPGANFYPPDMDKMEFEIWKNGLPEKEQKDATGFFTVIKRSDALLPSTLAQSDGSNQAKTSDDLFIVPYSEEHKSSLVKAAELLHKASECSDSPSLKNFLRTKADAFLSNDYYESDIAWMELDSNLDVTIGPYETYKDDLFSYKATFEAFVGVRDDIATSQVKLFGDQLQDLEKHLPLDNIYKSDTVSAAPIRVINLLYNSGDVEGPQTIAFNLPNDERIVNERGTSMVMLKNISEAKFKHILKPIANACIREEQEDYVDFEPYYTHIVCHECCHGIGPHSITLPSGKRSTVRMELQEFHSALEEAKADIVGLWALNFLIKKCLLPKSLSESMYVSFLAGCFRSIRFGLEEAHGKGQVLQFNWLYEKGAFVLHSDGKFSVDFTKVEDAVESLSREILTIQAKGDKHAAKSLLESRASLTQPLRVALDKIESMQVPVDITPIFGTANKLFASDQ; via the exons ATGCGTCTAGATGAGTACAAAGGCTGCCTTGCAAAAGAAAGCAGAGAATATGTACCTTACGATGTGGATGGGGCATATGGTCAACTATTTAGTATTATTGAAGAACG GTACAAAGACAATATCAAATCCCGCAGTTTAACCTTGCAAAAGCAAATCAACCGTTATGCTCCCATCCATTTGGAACCAGAG TTGACTAGTCTGTCTGAAGGAGATAGGGAAGCCTTGGGGTATATTCTTAAAGCATCAATAGTTATTGATGACATATTTTATGAGCAG GTTTGGAATAGCAACCGTGCACTGAGAGACTGGCTGAAAGCACATGCTAACTCCTCATCTTTTGATAAATTGAAGTGGTCATATTATTCTATTAACAGGAGTCCATG GTCCTGCCTTGATGAAAATAAGGCTTTTCTATCAACTGCAGATTCTGCTGTGAAATTACTCACAGATGCCACCAAATCAGTTTCAGGATGGAAGGGGATCGAGTATCGTGCTGCATTTCCTCTAAATAAGCCTCCTGGGGCAAATTTTTATCCTCCTGATATGGACAAAATG GAGTTTGAAATATGGAAAAATGGACTGCCTGAAAAGGAGCAAAAAGATGCAACTGGATTTTTCACTGTAATAAAACGCAGTGACGCTTTATTGCCTTCAACACTAGCTCAGTCAGATGGATCAAATCAAGCCAAAACATCAGATGATCTTTTTATTGTTCCATACTCTGAGGAGCACAAATCATCCCTTGTGAAAGCTGCTGAGCTTCTTCATAAAGCATCTGAGTGTTCTGATTCTCCAAG CCTCAAGAATTTTCTCAGAACCAAGGCAGACGCCTTCCTTTCAAATGATTACTATGAATCTGATATAGCTTGGATGGAGCTG GACTCCAACTTGGATGTCACTATTGGCCCATACGAGACATACAAAGATGACCTTTTCAGTTATAAG GCCACCTTTGAAGCATTTGTTGGGGTGCGGGATGACATTGCGACTTCTCAAGTTAAACTCTTTGGTGATCAACTCCAG GATTTGGAGAAGCATCTTCCACTGGACAATATTTACAAATCTGACACTGTATCTGCTGCTCCAATTCGCGTTATCAATCTTCTATACAACTCTGGG GATGTGGAAGGCCCACAAACTATTGCTTTTAATTTGCCCAATGATGAGCGGATTGTGAATGAACGAGGAACTTCGATGGTTATGCTTAAGAACATTTCAGAAGCTAA GTTTAAGCATATCTTGAAGCCTATAGCTAATGCTTGCATAAGAGAGGAACAGGAAGACTATGTTGATTTTGAGCCTTATTATACACATATAGTTTGCCACGAATGCTGCCATGGAATTGGACCTCATTCCATCACCCTTCCAAGTGGTAAAAGATCAACAGTTAGAATG gaactCCAGGAATTTCATTCAGCATTGGAGGAGGCTAAAGCTGATATAGTTGGTCTATGGGCACTGaattttcttattaaaaag TGTTTACTTCCTAAAAGCCTATCAGAATCGATGTATGTATCATTCCTGGCTGGATGCTTCCGATCAATCCGCTTTGGACTAGAAGAAGCCCATGG AAAAGGGCAGGTTTTGCAATTTAACTGGTTGTATGAGAAAGGAGCTTTTGTCTTGCATTCTGATGGAAAATTCTCAGTTGATTTCACTAAG GTTGAGGATGCCGTTGAAAGTCTCAGTAGAGAGATCCTAACAATACAAGCTAAGGGCGACAAGCATGCTGCCAAGTCCCTCCTCGAGTCCCGTGCAAGCTTGACGCAACCATTGCGCGTGGCGTTGGACAAAATAGAAAGCATGCAG